The following are from one region of the Lytechinus variegatus isolate NC3 chromosome 4, Lvar_3.0, whole genome shotgun sequence genome:
- the LOC121413150 gene encoding organic cation transporter-like protein, which yields MAFDDILLTLGEFGTYQKITYALVFLFWFPAAANVLAVVFLAGPADHWCRVSEWDAANCTGMGLDESDCAYYKKHLSIPHTVADDDTILYDQCRKYDVSQVSFADAMTYFKEGTNQSENIYDVITCDQGWMHDMALSTYTFIQTFDLVCDRKYLVNLSQSIFFVGVFIGSVILGAIADRYGRKITLIISNIIVVLFGVCAAFSPNYITLVTLRALSAVGCFGMLLISTVIGTEFVGPSKRAFVGIFISVSFSLGYLLLTIYAYFIRNWRYLLLSLNLTFALFFFFYPFIPESVRWQISKDRYKEAEATIRKVARINKVNLPDAFFHKHDFYNSGEKQAKKERDPTLLDLFRTPVLRKRTLVLIVIWLTNNLIFYGLHLSTGSFGVNIYLSFVISGVVEIVSVCLCIPAIEWIGRLKSIIACFVIAGVASFIAIFVPTGVAKTTIGMIGKFGIAGSWAIGGIIVLEVLPTPTRSVGIGICSTASRIIAVATPLLLILYDVWAPGPLVLQTIAALITAGLCFILPETRGKKLPETLEDGETFGM from the exons GTATCAGAATGGGATGCCGCAAACTGCACTGGAATGGGACTGGATGAGAGCGATTGTGCGTACTACAAGAAGCATCTTAGCATTCCCCATACAGTAGCAGACGACGATACCATTTTGTACGATCAGTGTCGCAAGTACGATGTATCGCAGGTATCGTTTGCGGATGCGATGACGTACTTTAAAGAAGGCACCAATCAAAGTGAGAAtatctatgacgtcattacctGTGATCAAGGATGGATGCATGACATGGCGTTATCAACATACACATTTATCCAGACG TTTGACCTGGTTTGCGACCGGAAATACCTGGTCAATTTGTCACAATCAATCTTCTTCGTTGGGGTCTTCATTGGTTCTGTTATACTTGGTGCAATTGCAGACAG atatggaagaaaaataacGTTAATAATTTCAAACATCATCGTTGTCTTGTTTGGTGTCTGTGCTGCATTTTCTCCGAACTACATCACTCTTGTTACCCTGAGGGCGCTGTCGGCTGTCGGATGCTTTGGGATGCTTCTTATATCTACGGTTATAG GAACTGAGTTTGTCGGCCCATCGAAACGTGCCTTTGTGGGAATCTTCATCTCCGTGTCGTTTTCCCTTGGATATCTCCTACTCACGATCTACGCCTATTTTATCAGAAACTGGCGCTATCTTCTACTTTCGCTCAATCTGACTTTCGCtctgttcttcttcttttaccC GTTTATCCCTGAATCGGTAAGGTGGCAGATCTCCAAAGATCGGTACAAAGAGGCGGAAGCTACCATCAGGAAGGTTGCCAGAATCAACAAAGTCAATCTCCCGGATGCCTTTTTCCACAAACACGACTTTTATAATTCAGGG GAGAAACAAGCTAAAAAGGAACGTGATCCAACTCTACTTGATCTTTTCCGGACACCGGTCCTGCGAAAAAGGACGCTCGTTTTGATTGTTATTTG gTTAACCAACAACCTCATATTCTATGGCTTGCATCTGAGTACCGGGTCCTTTGGAGTCAACATCTATCTGAGTTTTGTTATCTCCGGAGTCGTAGAGATCGTTTCTGTTTGTCTTTGTATCCCAGCGATAGAATGGATTGGTCGTCTCAAAAGTATCATAGCCTGCTTCGTCATTGCAGGCGTGGCAAGTTTTATTGCCATATTCGTCC CTACTGGGGTGGCCAAAACGACGATCGGCATGATTGGAAAATTCGGCATCGCCGGGTCCTGGGCGATTGGTGGTATCATTGTCCTTGAAGTCCTGCCAACTCCTACAAG GAGTGTTGGTATCGGAATATGTTCCACGGCATCCCGCATCATTGCTGTAGCAACCCCTCTCCTTCTCATCCTCTACGATGTTTGGGCACCGGGTCCCCTCGTTCTTCAGACCATAGCTGCTTTAATAACAGCAGGATTGTGCTTCATTCTCCCAGAAACCCGAGGCAAGAAGCTCCCAGAGACACTGGAGGACGGAGAAACTTTCGGAATGTAG